The following coding sequences are from one Deltaproteobacteria bacterium window:
- the groES gene encoding co-chaperone GroES codes for MKVRPLYDRVLVQRLNTEETTKGGIIIPETAKEKPQEGKVVATGNGIILPDGKVKPLDVKKGNKILFSKYGGTEINIEGEDYLILREEEILAVID; via the coding sequence ATGAAGGTAAGGCCACTATACGACAGAGTTTTAGTCCAGAGACTCAATACGGAAGAAACCACAAAGGGCGGAATCATCATTCCCGAAACCGCTAAAGAGAAACCACAGGAAGGGAAAGTCGTTGCGACTGGAAACGGCATAATTCTTCCGGACGGTAAGGTGAAACCGCTTGACGTCAAAAAGGGTAATAAAATTTTATTCAGCAAATACGGGGGAACGGAGATAAATATAGAAGGTGAGGATTACCTCATTCTTAGAGAAGAAGAAATCTTAGCCGTAATTGACTGA